A segment of the Staphylococcus ratti genome:
GGTTGTTGCGTATAATATTATTTTAGTGATGACTTAAAGTTTAGCTTCCCACTTTTCAGTCCAAACATTGTCATTAGGTTGGCCTTTAAAGTCACTTTCACCCATGATTTTATCGACAACTGCTTCAAGGGTCGTACGATTTGAATGATAAGCATTAATATATGCTTTTACCATCGTTGCATCGTGAAGGTGTGTGGTGTAATTGAGAGAAATAAAGACAGTAGGCACTTCGTGAACGTACCATGGTATTTCATTACTCATTGCGGTAGACCAACGAATCCGGTAATTGTTTTCGGCCGCGTAGCCTACAATATTAGCAAAAACGAGTGCTGCATTTACATTTTGTCGGTATTCGAGTGTTTTACCTTTAATGCGGGTTGACCCGTCATTTAAAGTAACGTTAAACCCACGTTCTTCCAATATTTCGATAATATGGTTCGTCACAGATTTATCTGCTTTATAAATACCATCCTTTTCTCCTTCTATCATGTATAAGCGAATGTTTGGATGTGTTTCAGGTCTGATTGGCAATTGATTTAACGTGTTTTTAACTAATGTAATTCCTAAATCTGCAGCTTCTTGTTGATATTGGAGGTGTGACTCCGAACCTATAATGTCTAATTCAGATGAAGGTTTTAGAAGCGCTTTATTTTTCTGTTTCTCTGGCAAATGTAGTTTAGCTTTTAAACCAAGAATACGTCTCAATGCATCGTGTAGTCGATTCTCAGTAATAATCCCATTTTGATAACCTTTAAGCATAAAATGAAAATCTTCTTCAATATCATTAAAAAATAAAAACATATCACAACCTGCAGCGATGGCTAGGGGTACGTACTCTTCACGTTTCATAGAAGCAGTCATACCTAGCATGTGACTTGCATCAGTGATAACAAGACCATTGAATTTTAAATCTGTTTTAAGTAAGTCTGTAATAAGTTCTTTTGATAATGATGCAGGTAAAATATCTTTATCTTCTAAATTAGGATTGAGTAATTTAGAATAGGCAGGCTGAGCAATATGCCCTGCCATAATCATTTCAACGCCACGATGAATATGGTTTTCGTAGACTTTTCTAAAGGATTGATTCCACTGGTCGACAGTTTGTGCGTTTACACCTAAAACGAGATGTTGATCGCGCTCTTCTGTACCATCACCCGGGAAATGTTTGACACATGTGAGCATATCTGATGTTTGACGATAGCCATCGATATAAGCATTAGAATAACGAATCACTGTATCTGCATCGGTTCCATAACTTCTTGTATTCACGATAGTGTTGCGCCAGTTTTCTAAAATGTCTACACACGGATCGAAGTTGAGATTGACACCTAAAGCCTTTGCTTCTCGCCCTGATACGAATCCAGCATTATAGGCAACTTTAGTATCTTGTGCAGCTTCACTTTGTGCAGCTGACGCAATATAAGTACCGTCACTACATGCACCATTGCCCCCTGAATCACAGTTAGCAGCAATAAGCAAAGGGATTTTACTATGTTTTTGTAAATCATTCAATAAGGCCTGTACATCCTCTTTGTTACCGCCTTGATAACGTGCGCCTCCAATGTGAAACTGTTTTAAAATGTCATGATTAGATAATGCGTCATCATTAAAATTTCCGTCTTTTTCTAGAGAAAATAAATGAAAGAAGAGTTGGCCTATTTTTTCTTCATCCGTTAATGATTGTATTGTAGACTCAACCCATTCGATTTGTTGGTCATTTAAATAATAAGGTTTTTCTTTTAAATCTACGTACGCCATTTATTTATCCTCACTTTCGAAGTTTTTATAAAATTTATGAATTAACTCTGATTGTATACGTTGATCAAATTTTTGAGATTTAAATATATCGCTATAATGCTCATAAAAAGCTTTCCATGAATCATTTTCATGATGTGCTAATATTGGGTAAAAGTAGATGTTGTTATGATCTGCTGCCATTAAATCTCCTTCTGCATCGCCAATCATTAAAATGTTACCGTCATCATAATGCTTTTTAAGCATATTAAGACAATGCGCTTTAGTGCCCGCCTCTTGTGCAAAGACTTCAGTGACTAATGGCATTAAATGATGCGTTTGCCACTCTGTTTCGACAGCGGAGTGATTGGCAGATGAAACAATAACAATGTCAGCAAATTGACTTGCTTTTTCCAGAGAAGCTTTGACGTACGAAAATGCGCCTAGACTAGGCAATTGCTTAATC
Coding sequences within it:
- a CDS encoding glycoside hydrolase family 3 protein; translation: MAYVDLKEKPYYLNDQQIEWVESTIQSLTDEEKIGQLFFHLFSLEKDGNFNDDALSNHDILKQFHIGGARYQGGNKEDVQALLNDLQKHSKIPLLIAANCDSGGNGACSDGTYIASAAQSEAAQDTKVAYNAGFVSGREAKALGVNLNFDPCVDILENWRNTIVNTRSYGTDADTVIRYSNAYIDGYRQTSDMLTCVKHFPGDGTEERDQHLVLGVNAQTVDQWNQSFRKVYENHIHRGVEMIMAGHIAQPAYSKLLNPNLEDKDILPASLSKELITDLLKTDLKFNGLVITDASHMLGMTASMKREEYVPLAIAAGCDMFLFFNDIEEDFHFMLKGYQNGIITENRLHDALRRILGLKAKLHLPEKQKNKALLKPSSELDIIGSESHLQYQQEAADLGITLVKNTLNQLPIRPETHPNIRLYMIEGEKDGIYKADKSVTNHIIEILEERGFNVTLNDGSTRIKGKTLEYRQNVNAALVFANIVGYAAENNYRIRWSTAMSNEIPWYVHEVPTVFISLNYTTHLHDATMVKAYINAYHSNRTTLEAVVDKIMGESDFKGQPNDNVWTEKWEAKL
- a CDS encoding HAD family hydrolase, whose amino-acid sequence is MSISFTQYQPSHPQLICVDSDGCGMNTMTIKHQRAFGPALLDIWDLEKYREKVLNRWNAFNLYEITRGINRFKGLEKILTELHHEGITVKGYEDIKDWVDHTTVFSNPQLEEDFKRNPNKIGLKLALAWSNRVNERIKQLPSLGAFSYVKASLEKASQFADIVIVSSANHSAVETEWQTHHLMPLVTEVFAQEAGTKAHCLNMLKKHYDDGNILMIGDAEGDLMAADHNNIYFYPILAHHENDSWKAFYEHYSDIFKSQKFDQRIQSELIHKFYKNFESEDK